The Helicobacter sp. MIT 99-5507 genome includes a region encoding these proteins:
- a CDS encoding beta-ketoacyl-ACP synthase II encodes MRRVVVTGIGMINSLGLTRDSSFKAIVEGKCGIKKISSFDTANMPVSIAGEIIDFDPAGVMDAREVKKADRFIQLALKSSKEAMEDSGVLDDNTINYERFGISSGSGIGGLGNIEKNSIACFDKGPRRINPFFIPSALVNMLSGFISIEYNLKGPNLASVTACAAGSHAIIDAYKTIVLGGADRMLAVGAESAICPVGIGGFAAMKALSTRNDDPQIASRPFDNDRDGFVMGEGAATLVLEDYEIARARGANIYAEIIGFGESGDANHITTPAPNGEGAFRAMKVALSMANTKIDYINAHGTSTKYNDLYETIAIKNLFGGKDNTPPVSSTKGQIGHCLGAAGALEAAISILSMKHSVLPPTINQFTRDPECDLDYVPNVARDANVHCVMSNSFGFGGTNAVLIFKKI; translated from the coding sequence ATGCGAAGGGTAGTTGTTACTGGTATTGGTATGATCAATTCTTTAGGATTAACTAGAGATAGTTCTTTTAAGGCTATTGTTGAAGGCAAATGTGGTATTAAAAAGATTTCTTCATTTGATACTGCTAATATGCCTGTTAGTATAGCTGGAGAGATAATTGATTTTGATCCTGCTGGTGTCATGGATGCTAGAGAAGTAAAAAAAGCAGACAGATTTATACAATTAGCCCTTAAATCTTCAAAAGAAGCTATGGAAGATTCTGGTGTATTAGATGATAATACTATCAATTATGAGAGATTTGGTATTAGTTCTGGATCTGGTATAGGCGGTCTAGGAAATATAGAAAAGAATTCTATAGCTTGTTTTGATAAAGGTCCAAGAAGGATAAATCCATTTTTCATACCTTCTGCATTGGTTAATATGCTAAGTGGATTTATCTCTATAGAATATAATCTAAAAGGTCCAAATTTAGCTAGTGTTACAGCTTGTGCAGCTGGTAGCCATGCTATTATTGATGCTTATAAAACTATAGTTTTGGGTGGTGCTGATAGAATGCTTGCTGTTGGTGCAGAATCTGCGATTTGTCCTGTTGGTATAGGAGGATTTGCTGCTATGAAAGCATTAAGCACTAGAAATGATGATCCACAGATAGCAAGTAGACCATTTGATAACGATAGGGATGGTTTTGTTATGGGTGAAGGTGCGGCTACTCTTGTATTGGAAGATTATGAAATAGCAAGAGCTAGAGGAGCAAATATATATGCCGAGATTATTGGTTTTGGTGAAAGTGGTGATGCAAATCATATTACAACACCAGCTCCAAATGGTGAAGGTGCGTTCCGTGCTATGAAGGTTGCATTATCAATGGCTAATACTAAGATAGATTATATTAATGCACATGGAACAAGCACTAAATATAATGATTTGTATGAGACTATAGCTATTAAGAATCTATTTGGTGGCAAAGATAATACACCTCCTGTAAGCTCTACAAAAGGACAAATTGGTCATTGCCTAGGAGCTGCAGGTGCGTTAGAAGCTGCAATATCGATTCTATCTATGAAGCATTCAGTATTGCCACCAACTATTAATCAATTCACACGAGATCCTGAATGTGATTTAGACTATGTGCCAAATGTAGCTAGAGATGCAAATGTGCATTGTGTGATGAGCAATTCATTTGGATTTGGTGGAACAAACGCAGTATTAATCTTTAAAAAAATATAA
- the accA gene encoding acetyl-CoA carboxylase carboxyl transferase subunit alpha has product MLTYLDFEKNLKTIQDDIEAAIIRGDVHAKKILSKELENEVKILYSNLTDYQKLQLARHPDRPYSMDYIDIFLSDAYEIHGDRHFKDDMAIVCFLGKIQGQTTMVIAEEKGRGTKNKIARNFGMPNPEGYRKALRAAKLAEKFNIPILMLVDTAGAYPGLGAEERGQSEAIAKNLQEFSSIKVPTIAIVIGEGGSGGALAISVADRLAMMEYSVFSVISPEGCSAILWGDPQKVENATKSLKIVPEYLYQANLIDAIIKEPVVGAHRDKIGACNAIVDYYLTSLAEIKKDKNFVLSRYEKIISYGVFTES; this is encoded by the coding sequence ATGCTTACATATTTAGATTTTGAAAAAAACTTAAAAACAATTCAAGATGATATAGAAGCTGCTATTATTCGTGGGGATGTGCATGCTAAAAAGATATTATCAAAAGAGTTAGAAAATGAAGTAAAGATTTTATACTCTAATCTAACTGATTATCAAAAACTTCAATTAGCTCGCCATCCTGATAGACCATATTCTATGGACTACATTGATATTTTTTTAAGTGATGCTTATGAGATTCATGGTGATAGACATTTTAAAGATGATATGGCAATAGTTTGTTTTCTTGGTAAGATTCAAGGGCAAACTACTATGGTAATTGCTGAGGAAAAAGGAAGAGGTACTAAAAATAAAATTGCAAGAAATTTTGGTATGCCAAATCCAGAAGGCTACAGAAAAGCTCTAAGAGCAGCTAAACTTGCAGAAAAATTTAATATTCCTATATTGATGCTTGTTGATACTGCTGGTGCATACCCTGGACTTGGTGCTGAAGAAAGAGGGCAGAGTGAAGCAATAGCAAAAAACTTGCAAGAATTTAGCTCTATAAAAGTGCCAACTATTGCTATTGTTATAGGTGAAGGTGGTAGTGGAGGCGCACTTGCTATTAGCGTGGCAGATAGACTTGCTATGATGGAATATTCGGTATTTAGTGTAATTTCACCAGAGGGTTGTTCCGCGATACTTTGGGGCGATCCGCAAAAAGTTGAAAATGCAACAAAATCATTAAAAATTGTTCCAGAGTATTTATATCAAGCTAATTTGATTGATGCGATTATAAAAGAGCCTGTTGTTGGCGCCCATCGTGATAAAATAGGTGCATGTAATGCAATAGTTGATTATTATTTGACTTCTTTAGCTGAAATCAAAAAAGACAAAAATTTTGTTCTTTCTAGATATGAAAAGATTATTTCATATGGTGTTTTTACAGAATCTTAA
- a CDS encoding extracellular solute-binding protein — translation MTKFIFILFISFSYIFASSSISIDGDIKYKNLKYFDYVNPNAPKGGKVKTYAIGTFDTLNQFVIKGNKAEGLALLYDTLMVQSKDEPFSQYGLVASDIEVGNKYVIFTINKNAKFNDGVKIKPSDVKFSFEVLMKYGNPLIKQYYVDVDSVELLDNNKVLFHLKTNQNKELPLILGQLSVLPEHFYKDIEFDSNPLLIPLGSGPYRIKSFEVGRNIVYERNKDYWALNHPTRIGQFNFDEISYIYYKDENVALEAFKSKSYDFRLENSAKVWANGYNGKAKNDGLLKQVSFKHSLPSGMQGFFLNTKRSFFDDIKVREALLQAFDFEWSNKNLFFNQYTRTRSFFDNSIFASSGIPSGLELEILKKLKVKDEILDSAFSLPTYSDMEGKRDALLYAQALLKSAGFESVNHKLYKDNKQFKFEILLVSKAMERVTLPFVKNLEMLGIETSVRTIDVSSYINRLNNFDYDVIVAVIPQSLFPGNEQRYFWSSKSANTNGSQNYARIESKDIDFLVEKIINAKSKNEQIAYIRALDRILLWGYYVIPHFYSNSFRVAYWDKFGYPQNSPPYDFDIWTWWVK, via the coding sequence ATGACTAAATTTATTTTCATACTTTTTATTTCTTTTAGTTATATCTTTGCTTCAAGTTCTATTTCAATCGATGGCGATATAAAATATAAAAATCTAAAATATTTTGATTATGTCAATCCAAATGCCCCAAAAGGTGGGAAAGTTAAAACTTATGCTATTGGCACATTTGATACACTAAATCAATTTGTAATAAAGGGCAATAAAGCCGAAGGACTTGCTTTGCTTTATGATACGCTTATGGTGCAAAGTAAAGATGAGCCATTTAGTCAATATGGGCTTGTTGCAAGCGATATTGAAGTGGGAAATAAATATGTCATTTTTACAATCAACAAAAATGCTAAGTTTAATGATGGCGTGAAAATCAAACCAAGTGATGTGAAATTTAGCTTTGAAGTGCTTATGAAATATGGGAATCCACTCATAAAGCAATATTATGTAGATGTAGATAGTGTAGAATTACTAGATAATAATAAGGTTTTATTTCATCTTAAAACAAATCAAAATAAAGAATTACCGCTTATTTTAGGACAGCTAAGTGTTCTACCAGAACATTTTTATAAAGATATTGAATTTGATTCTAATCCTTTGCTTATTCCGCTTGGTAGCGGTCCTTATAGGATTAAATCTTTTGAAGTTGGCAGAAATATCGTATATGAAAGAAATAAAGATTATTGGGCTTTAAATCACCCAACTCGCATTGGTCAATTTAATTTTGATGAAATATCCTATATTTATTACAAAGATGAAAATGTCGCATTAGAGGCTTTTAAAAGCAAATCTTATGATTTTAGATTAGAAAATAGCGCAAAAGTATGGGCAAATGGCTACAATGGAAAAGCAAAAAATGATGGTTTGTTAAAACAAGTATCTTTTAAACACTCTCTTCCTAGCGGAATGCAAGGATTTTTTTTAAATACAAAGAGAAGTTTTTTTGATGATATAAAAGTAAGAGAAGCATTATTGCAAGCATTTGATTTTGAGTGGAGCAATAAAAATCTCTTTTTTAATCAATACACAAGGACAAGAAGTTTTTTTGATAATTCTATTTTTGCATCAAGTGGAATCCCAAGTGGCTTAGAACTTGAGATTCTAAAAAAATTAAAAGTAAAAGATGAGATTTTAGATTCTGCATTTTCTTTGCCTACATATAGCGATATGGAAGGTAAAAGAGATGCATTATTGTATGCACAGGCTTTGCTTAAATCGGCTGGATTTGAGAGTGTCAATCATAAATTATACAAAGATAATAAGCAATTTAAATTTGAGATTCTACTCGTATCAAAAGCAATGGAGAGGGTTACTCTGCCTTTTGTCAAAAATCTAGAAATGCTTGGCATAGAAACAAGTGTTCGCACTATTGATGTTAGCAGCTACATAAATAGACTAAATAATTTTGATTATGATGTGATTGTAGCTGTCATTCCACAATCTTTATTTCCTGGAAATGAGCAGAGATATTTTTGGAGCTCTAAAAGTGCTAATACAAATGGAAGTCAAAATTATGCAAGGATAGAATCTAAAGATATAGATTTTTTGGTTGAAAAAATCATCAATGCAAAAAGTAAAAATGAACAAATAGCGTATATAAGGGCTTTAGATAGAATCTTATTATGGGGATATTATGTAATACCACATTTTTATTCTAATTCTTTTCGGGTTGCATATTGGGATAAATTTGGATATCCACAAAACTCGCCACCATATGATTTTGACATTTGGACATGGTGGGTTAAGTGA
- the yejB gene encoding microcin C ABC transporter permease YejB — protein MINYLYKRLFLLLPTLFGIMCINFIIIQFSPGGPVELMLVKYNTLSTNETYQKNDFYRGKEGLNEDLLNEIKELYGFDKPLLTRFVSMIKSYAMFDFGESFYRKDKVIDIIKEKLPVSISLGIFSTILIYLISIPLGIKKAIKNGSRFDTISSIFIVFAYSIPSFLLAILFIILFCGGNYLSIFPLQGIVSEDFATLSLTSKILDYLWHIILPVICITIGGIATLSLLVKNSFLDELSKQYVLIAKTKGLNDRQVIFRHVFRNAMLLVIASFPSAILSMFFTGSLMIEIIFSLDGLGLLGYEAIINRDYPVIFASLYIFTLLGLIMGIISDIIYVLVDRRIDFEKRE, from the coding sequence GTGATAAATTATTTATATAAGCGATTATTTTTATTATTACCTACATTATTTGGAATCATGTGTATTAATTTTATTATTATTCAGTTTTCTCCGGGCGGTCCAGTCGAACTTATGCTTGTAAAATATAATACTCTCTCCACAAATGAAACATATCAAAAAAATGATTTTTATAGAGGCAAAGAGGGACTAAATGAGGATTTACTAAATGAAATAAAAGAGTTATATGGTTTTGATAAGCCACTTTTGACTAGATTTGTATCGATGATAAAAAGCTATGCTATGTTTGATTTTGGTGAGAGTTTTTATAGAAAAGATAAAGTTATTGATATCATAAAAGAAAAACTTCCAGTATCAATTTCGCTTGGAATCTTTAGCACGATTTTAATATATCTTATTTCAATTCCACTTGGTATAAAAAAAGCAATAAAAAATGGCTCAAGATTTGATACTATCTCTAGTATTTTTATTGTTTTTGCATATTCTATTCCATCATTTTTACTTGCAATTTTATTTATCATTCTTTTTTGTGGTGGGAATTATCTTAGTATTTTTCCATTACAAGGAATTGTAAGCGAGGACTTTGCAACACTTAGCCTAACTTCAAAGATATTAGATTATCTTTGGCATATTATACTGCCTGTGATTTGTATCACTATAGGAGGCATTGCTACTTTAAGCTTACTTGTAAAAAATTCTTTTTTAGATGAATTATCAAAGCAATATGTATTGATAGCTAAAACAAAAGGATTAAATGATAGACAAGTTATTTTTAGACATGTTTTTAGAAATGCGATGTTGCTTGTAATCGCATCCTTTCCATCTGCAATTTTATCTATGTTTTTTACAGGTTCATTGATGATAGAAATTATATTTAGTCTTGATGGATTGGGATTGTTAGGGTATGAAGCAATTATAAATAGAGATTATCCAGTAATTTTTGCATCATTATATATTTTTACTTTACTTGGTCTTATTATGGGGATAATTAGTGATATTATCTATGTATTGGTTGATAGACGAATAGATTTTGAAAAGAGAGAATAA
- a CDS encoding ABC transporter permease — protein sequence MRDFIYKFKKNRLAYYSFILLSFIFIFSLFAEFIANDKPIFVYKDSRFYFPIFYDYAEVDFGGEFLNHIDYSDPYFKELTKDSIVIFPPIAYSYDTIIYDLSSPPPISPNTSHLLGSDDQGRDLLSRLIYGVRISLLFGFASSLFSVLLGVCFGAVCGYYGGKIDLLTQRFIEIWASIPILFLIIILSSFITPTFFIVLFFIILFSWMGLALLVRAEFLRIRNFDYIKASKALGVSDFGIIFRHILPNALISVTTYFPFIVAGSIATLISLDFLGFGLPPNYASLGEILNQGKNNLNSPHIGIIGFVVLSIILSLLVFIGDGVRNSIDNKDRVIKGD from the coding sequence ATGAGAGATTTTATATATAAATTTAAAAAAAATAGACTTGCTTATTATTCTTTTATACTATTATCTTTTATATTTATTTTTAGCTTATTTGCTGAATTTATCGCAAATGATAAGCCAATTTTTGTATATAAAGATTCTAGATTCTATTTTCCTATTTTTTATGATTATGCTGAAGTTGATTTTGGTGGGGAATTTTTAAATCACATAGATTATAGTGATCCATATTTTAAGGAATTGACAAAAGATTCTATTGTTATTTTTCCACCTATTGCTTATAGTTATGATACTATCATCTATGATTTATCCTCTCCACCGCCTATCTCTCCAAATACTTCACATTTGCTTGGAAGCGATGATCAAGGTAGAGATTTGCTCTCTAGGCTTATTTATGGAGTTAGAATCTCGCTTTTATTTGGTTTTGCATCAAGTTTATTTAGTGTTTTGCTTGGAGTTTGTTTTGGTGCTGTTTGTGGATATTATGGCGGAAAAATCGATTTACTTACACAGAGATTTATAGAGATTTGGGCTTCTATTCCAATTTTATTTTTAATTATTATATTATCAAGCTTTATTACACCTACATTTTTTATTGTTTTATTTTTTATTATTTTATTTTCTTGGATGGGGCTAGCATTGCTTGTTCGGGCTGAATTTTTAAGGATTAGAAATTTTGATTATATAAAAGCATCAAAGGCTTTAGGAGTGAGTGATTTTGGTATTATTTTTAGGCATATTTTGCCAAATGCACTAATTTCTGTAACTACATATTTTCCATTTATTGTTGCAGGTTCTATTGCGACTTTGATATCACTTGATTTTTTAGGTTTTGGTTTGCCGCCAAATTATGCATCTTTGGGTGAGATACTAAATCAAGGAAAAAACAATCTAAACTCTCCACATATTGGTATCATAGGATTTGTTGTATTAAGTATTATCTTATCTTTGCTTGTTTTTATTGGTGATGGTGTAAGAAATAGCATTGATAATAAAGATAGAGTGATTAAAGGCGATTAA
- a CDS encoding ATP-binding cassette domain-containing protein translates to MDNILEIKDFNFTLFNGFKLQEINFNLKHGEIFGIIGESGSGKTLLLQNILQLINKDCIKDISGSIIFDGNNLLDSKELEKIRGNLISYIPQEPLVALNPLHTIKKQIFEIIKIHNPKIYSKTLQERSLELLELVGLDSSFLDRYPHELSGGQRQRVLIAIAIANKPKIIIADEPTTALDASLQVQILDLLIKLSMKFNIAIILVTHNIKIVSKYAQNLIVFKDGKIVEKGDKSILVSPKSLYLQNLISSLKINRLKSYIQDEKILEAENLSTKYIAKKRILRKNIYKDILLNINFTLNKGEILGIVGESGSGKSTFCLSLIKLIDFSGDIIFDGVNYKDIRDFRKFRKNIQVIFQDPYSSLNPRHKIIDIITEGLKIHYPKIDFLKQAREFLELVGLDSSFLDRYPHELSGGQRQRVAIARALILKPKILILDEPTSALDKVTQKQILELLLSLQQRFSLSYIFITHDLDIVRCICDNVIVLRDGQIINRGDICILNNPKNPYTKSLVESML, encoded by the coding sequence ATGGATAATATTTTAGAAATCAAAGATTTTAATTTCACACTTTTTAATGGCTTTAAGTTACAAGAAATAAATTTTAATCTTAAACATGGTGAGATTTTTGGAATTATTGGTGAGAGTGGGAGTGGAAAAACACTTCTTTTGCAAAATATATTACAACTAATAAACAAAGATTGCATTAAAGATATAAGTGGAAGCATCATTTTTGATGGCAACAACCTTTTGGATTCTAAAGAGTTAGAAAAAATTCGTGGAAATTTGATTTCTTATATTCCACAAGAGCCACTTGTGGCATTAAATCCACTCCATACGATAAAAAAACAAATATTTGAGATTATAAAAATACACAATCCTAAGATTTATTCTAAAACTTTACAAGAAAGAAGTTTAGAGCTTTTAGAGTTAGTTGGGCTAGATTCTAGCTTTTTAGATCGCTATCCTCATGAATTAAGCGGAGGACAAAGACAAAGAGTTTTAATTGCTATTGCTATTGCAAATAAGCCAAAGATAATTATTGCAGATGAGCCTACTACGGCACTTGATGCAAGCTTGCAAGTGCAGATTCTGGATTTGCTTATAAAATTGAGTATGAAATTTAACATCGCTATTATTTTAGTAACTCATAATATAAAAATCGTATCTAAATACGCGCAGAATCTAATCGTATTTAAAGATGGTAAAATCGTAGAAAAAGGCGATAAATCTATACTTGTTTCACCAAAAAGTTTATATTTGCAAAATCTCATATCATCGCTAAAAATAAATAGATTAAAAAGCTATATTCAAGATGAAAAGATTCTAGAAGCAGAAAATCTAAGCACAAAATATATTGCAAAAAAGAGGATTCTAAGAAAAAATATCTATAAAGATATTTTGCTAAATATTAATTTTACTCTAAATAAAGGTGAGATTCTAGGTATAGTAGGGGAGAGTGGTAGTGGAAAAAGCACATTTTGTCTATCATTGATAAAGTTGATAGATTTTAGTGGAGATATTATTTTTGATGGTGTAAATTATAAAGATATTAGGGATTTTAGGAAATTTAGAAAAAATATACAAGTTATCTTTCAAGATCCATATTCGTCACTTAATCCGCGTCATAAAATAATAGATATCATTACAGAAGGACTAAAGATTCATTATCCAAAGATTGATTTTTTAAAACAAGCTAGAGAATTTTTAGAGTTAGTTGGGCTAGATTCTAGCTTTTTAGATCGCTATCCTCATGAATTAAGCGGAGGACAAAGACAAAGAGTTGCAATAGCTAGGGCTTTGATTTTAAAGCCAAAGATTCTAATACTAGATGAACCAACAAGCGCCCTTGATAAAGTTACACAAAAACAAATATTAGAATTATTGCTTTCTTTGCAACAAAGATTCTCTTTAAGTTATATTTTTATCACTCATGATTTAGATATAGTTAGGTGTATTTGTGATAATGTAATAGTGCTACGAGATGGGCAAATTATTAATAGAGGCGATATTTGCATACTAAATAATCCAAAAAATCCATATACAAAATCATTAGTAGAATCTATGTTATGA
- a CDS encoding thermonuclease family protein, with protein sequence MRLFIFIIMLSNAVFGIDYKLLLNSYSNPNRLIFRLPSGAFECSLLGVAVPFYGNDNKCLNDNFKKMSNLSIGFFQNNLDLEQLYSVSINNGFCLVKYKNLDLNQEIIKAGYGVVNRAGIKDFEFLNKLLYLQNLASENRVGLWNSFYDEMECFKDSY encoded by the coding sequence ATGAGATTATTTATTTTTATAATAATGCTTAGCAATGCAGTTTTTGGTATAGATTATAAACTATTATTAAATAGTTATTCTAATCCAAATAGGCTTATTTTTAGACTTCCTAGTGGTGCATTTGAATGTTCTTTGCTTGGTGTGGCAGTGCCATTTTATGGAAATGATAATAAATGCCTAAATGATAACTTTAAAAAAATGAGTAATCTCTCCATTGGTTTTTTTCAAAACAATCTTGATTTAGAACAGCTTTATAGTGTAAGCATCAACAATGGATTTTGTTTGGTCAAATATAAAAATTTAGATTTAAATCAAGAGATCATAAAAGCTGGCTATGGTGTGGTAAATAGAGCTGGTATAAAAGATTTTGAATTTCTAAATAAATTGCTTTATTTACAGAATCTAGCTAGTGAAAATAGAGTTGGTTTGTGGAATAGTTTTTATGATGAGATGGAGTGTTTTAAGGATTCTTATTAA